The Cyclobacteriaceae bacterium DNA segment TTTTACCAATGTATGGCATGAATACGGATGTGGAGTGGCACAACAATTCACAAACGATAAGCGGTGCATCTGATCTGGCAACCTATAATGCTCTTGCGAATAATGACCAGATGAATCTGGCAAATTCTGCTTGGGCAATGATGTTCTCTGGTATTGAGCGCGCTAACCTTTGTATTCGTGGGCTTCGTACATATGGTAATCCGACATCAAACAGGCGTATGGGTGAATTGCTTGCCACTGCGCTTACTTACCGTGCCATATATTATGCCGATTTGATCAAAGCTTGGGGTGATGTGCCTGAACGTTTTGAACCAATTACATCAGAAACGCTTTATAAGCCGAAAGTTGACCGTGACCTTATTTACAATCAATTGCTGAAAGATTTGGAAGAAGCCGCGGCTTTAGCCTCCTGGCCAAATGAATCAGAAAATACAGCTACGGTGGAGCAAATAAACAAGGCATTTGTAAAAGGCTTGCGCGCACGTATAGCGTTAGCTGCCGCAGGGTATTCTCAACGACCAGATGGTATTCGGAAAGGCCAATTACCTGATTTTACTGAGCAACAGTTGTATCAAATTGCGCTACAGGAATGTACAGATGTAATTGAGAGTGGAAAAGCGCATTTGGAGCCAACATTTGAAGGCCTTTGGAGGAAATACAATCAAGAAGTACTCGCTGCTGGTGGAGAATCGCTTTGGGAAATACCCTTTTCTGATGGTCGTGGGCGGATGTTATTCACATTTGCAGTGCGCCACCAAAACGCAGGGGACCAGTATCATAATAATGGATCAAATCGCGGTGGTGTAGCTGGTCCTTTGCCTCATGTATTTTATGACTACGATGCAATGGACGCAAGACGCGATGTTACTTGTGTACCTTATCGATATGGAACAACATCCGGAACGATAGTTAGCCCGATAAACGGATTATCCAGACCTTTTGCTAAACAAGAGCTGGTTGGACTGAACACTTGGTTCTTCGGCAAGTACCGGTATGAATGGATGAATCGTTTTGTTGATAATTCCAATGACGATGGTGTGAATAAAATGTATATGCGCTATGCAGAGGTGTTATTGATGGCTGCTGAGGCTGCTTACTTCCTTGGACAGGAGGGGGTTGCTAAGGATCATCTTAAGACAATCCGTAGAAGAGCTTTTCCGGCATCTGAACACGCTACTAAAGTGGATGCTTATGTAAATGCATTAAGTGGGGTTGCTCTATTTAATGCAATTGTGGATGAGCATAAATTTGAGTTTTGTGGAGAAATGGAGCGTAAACAAGCTCTTATTCGGTGGAATTTACTTAAAGAAAAATTGGATGAAGCCAAAGAAAAAATGGACAGGCTCAGAAATCGAACAGGTGAGTATGCCGATGTACCTGCTAACGTGTATTACAAATATGCTGCT contains these protein-coding regions:
- a CDS encoding RagB/SusD family nutrient uptake outer membrane protein, producing MKTKYIIIIFFASVLTSCNDFFDAPSKSSLDESVIFSTPSLAQETVNSVLIPMMETNSYRGRFLPMYGMNTDVEWHNNSQTISGASDLATYNALANNDQMNLANSAWAMMFSGIERANLCIRGLRTYGNPTSNRRMGELLATALTYRAIYYADLIKAWGDVPERFEPITSETLYKPKVDRDLIYNQLLKDLEEAAALASWPNESENTATVEQINKAFVKGLRARIALAAAGYSQRPDGIRKGQLPDFTEQQLYQIALQECTDVIESGKAHLEPTFEGLWRKYNQEVLAAGGESLWEIPFSDGRGRMLFTFAVRHQNAGDQYHNNGSNRGGVAGPLPHVFYDYDAMDARRDVTCVPYRYGTTSGTIVSPINGLSRPFAKQELVGLNTWFFGKYRYEWMNRFVDNSNDDGVNKMYMRYAEVLLMAAEAAYFLGQEGVAKDHLKTIRRRAFPASEHATKVDAYVNALSGVALFNAIVDEHKFEFCGEMERKQALIRWNLLKEKLDEAKEKMDRLRNRTGEYADVPANVYYKYAADGETLQLYGFNRGETANPGGDYIEFVTGGGDPFVRPGAISDDKINTIYRNDPDTKQLWPIFQVFIDASNGTLVNDYGY